The Chlorobaculum sp. MV4-Y genome contains the following window.
CGTTACGGGAAGCGCTTTTGGTGGAGTTGTGCAGGATGGCTTTCGCCTGATCGACCTGCTTGCCACGAACAAGGCCGGCCACGAGCCGCATTTTTCTGGGCGACGTCGGTGTATGCCGTAAAATTGCTTTAGCTTGCATGATATCTCTTACCTTTCCGCGTTATTCAGATTATTTTTTCCTGGGTGCCGAACCGCCCTTTTCAGCCTTGCCGCCCGCATGGCCGCGGAACAACCTGGTTGGAGCAAATTCGCCAAGTTTGTGGCCAACCATGTTTTCGCTGACGTACACCGGCACATGGGTCTTGCCGTTATGAACCGCTACGGTGTGACCGACAAAGTCAGGAGAGATCATCGAGCTTCTCGACCAGGTCTTTACAACCTTCTTCTCACCTTTGCTGTTCATATCAAGGATCCGCTTTTCCAGCTTGAATTCGATGAACGGGCCCTTTTTCAATGATCTTGGCATAATTCTCTCTGCTTGTTGTTTATTACAGCAATGTTACTTGGCTTTTCTGCCGCGAACGATCAGCTTCGTCGAGGCTTTTTTCTTGTTTCTGGTCTTCTGACCCTTTGCAAGCTGACCCCATGGCGACTTCGGATGCTTGCGGCCACCACCGGACTTCGATTTACCTTCACCACCGCCCATCGGGTGATCGACCGGGTTCATGGCCATACCGCGGGTCTGGGGACGAATACCGAGCCAGCGGCTGCGTCCTGCTTTACCGAGGCTGATGTTCTCGTGCTCAGCATTTCCAATAACGCCGATAGTTGCGCGGCACTCGATGCGAACTTTCCTGATTTCACCTGACGGCATCTTCAGGGTTGCGTAGTTGCCTTCACGAGCGGCAAGCACGGCATATGCGCCGGCTGACCTTGCCATCTGTCCGC
Protein-coding sequences here:
- the rpsS gene encoding 30S ribosomal protein S19 — its product is MPRSLKKGPFIEFKLEKRILDMNSKGEKKVVKTWSRSSMISPDFVGHTVAVHNGKTHVPVYVSENMVGHKLGEFAPTRLFRGHAGGKAEKGGSAPRKK